One segment of Salvia splendens isolate huo1 chromosome 20, SspV2, whole genome shotgun sequence DNA contains the following:
- the LOC121780802 gene encoding 60S acidic ribosomal protein P1-like: MSVGELACTYAALVLHDDGIPITAEKISTLLKAANLSVESYWPSLFAKLCEKRNVEDLIMNVGAGGGGGAVAVVAPTGGAGGAAAAAPAAEEKKKEEEKEESDDDMGFGLFD, from the exons ATGTCGGTTGGAGAGCTCGCTTGCACCTATGCTGCTTTGGTCCTCCACGACGATGGAATCCCCATCACT GCGGAGAAAATCTCGACTTTGCTGAAGGCTGCGAATTTGTCTGTTGAATCGTACTGGCCCAGTCTTTTCGCCAAGCTTTGCGAGAAGAGGAATGTTGAGGATCTTATCATGAACGTCGGCGCTGGTGGTGGCGGAGGCGCCGTCGCTGTCGTTGCTCCAACTGGCGGAGCTGGTGGCGCCGCTGCAGCTGCCCCTGCTGccgaggagaagaagaag GAAGAGGAAAAGGAGGAGAGTGATGATGACATGGGTTTTGGTTTGTTTGATTAA
- the LOC121781767 gene encoding 50S ribosomal protein L13-like, producing the protein MAYELLRKHPFSLFFSLSAKQKSVLAEESSRLGCIFRLNLSMSTAAQAFSGNLKKALAGLRRIELDGLRWRVFDAKGQVLGRLASQIATVVQGKDKPTYAPNRDDGDMCVIINAKDVCVTGRKMTDKFYRWHTGYIGHLKERSLKDQMAKDPTEVIRKAIMRMLPRNKLRDDRDRKLRIFAGSEHPFGDRAIEPYVMPPRQVREMRPRARRAMIRAQKKAEEQAQGTTNPKKGKKRDKPEAEISA; encoded by the exons ATGGCTTATGAATTACTAAG GAAACaccctttttctctcttcttttctctctccgCGAAGCAGAAATCTGTATTAGCTGAAGAAAGTTCTCGTCTTGGCTGCATTTTCAGGTTGAATCTCAGTATGTCGACCGCCGCACAAGCTTTTAGCGGCAATCTTAAG AAAGCGCTTGCAGGACTGCGGCGTATCGAATTGGATGGCCTGAGATGGAGGGTTTTTGATGCAAAGGGGCAG GTATTAGGTAGACTAGCATCCCAAATAGCAACTGTGGTTCAGGGCAAGGACAAACCTACGTATGCTCCCAATCGAGATGATGGGGATATGTGCGTCATTATCAATGCGAAGGATGTATGTGTTACAGGAAGGAAAATGACTGACAAGTTTTATCGGTGGCATACAGG GTACATAGGCCACCTAAAGGAGAGGAGTTTGAAGGATCAGATGGCGAAGGATCCCACAGAAGTTATCCGCAAAGCCATCATGCGAATGCTTCCTAGGAACAAATTGCGTGAT GATAGAGACAGAAAATTGAGGATATTTGCTGGCAGCGAGCACCCTTTTGGTGATAGGGCTATCGAACCTTATGTGATGCCTCCAAGACAAGTGCGTGAAATGCGACCCCGTGCAAGACGTGCTATGATCCGAGCTCAAAAGAAGGCCGAAGAACAAGCACAGGGTACTACAAAccctaaaaagggcaagaagAGAGACAAGCCTGAAGCAGAGATTAGTGCATGA